The DNA window CATGAAGAACGCCAAACCCGGGCATATCTGGACGCAGAGGGAGCAGCCGACGCACTTATCGTAGTCAACGATTGGAATGTCGTTCGGAGTCGGCATGCTTATCGCCCCAGTAGGGCAGACCTCCCTGCACGGGGCGCAGGGTATCTCCTGCGGGCACTCGGGAACGGCGACCGGCTTCGCCCTCAGCCGCTCCTCGCTCGGCTTTGGGATTATCTGGAACAGCTCCTCGGACGTTATGTAGCCCCGCTTCAGGTATTCCGGAATCTCAGACATTAGAACCATCCCCTGCGGGCAGAAGAGCTTTCCTTATCCCCTCAACGATGTGTTTTCCGAAGGGCCCCGCGCGGAACTCATCGAGGTCGCGCTGGGCCTTCTCAATTTCCTTCAGCCACTCGGGAGAAGCGACCCCAACCTTGAGCGCTGCGGCAATCCCCGCTATCTTCCCCTCGAGCATCGCAGTGGTTGCCTCCTCTATCCCCGCAGAATCGCCAGCGACGAAGATTCCCTGGATGGTCGTCTCCATCCTCTCGTCCCTTACCGCTACATGACCTCCGAGCTCCCTCACGTACTTTATCTGGCACCCTGCCTGGTGAAGGAGCTCTATGCTCGGTCTCAATCCAACGGCGAGCGCTACCGTGTCCACCTCAAAGACCTTCTCAGTTCCGGGAATCGGCCTCCAGTTATCGTCGAGCTGGGCAACTACGGCCCTCTCGACCCTCTCCTTGCCTTCCGCGCGCAGTATCGTGTGTCTCGTGAGGATTGGAACGCCGAGCCTTCTAACCTTGGTAGCGTGAACGAAGTGGCCGCCGACCTTAGGCATGGCCTCTACTATCGCCTTCACCTCGACGCCGGCCTGGATGAGCTGGTAGGCAAGGATAAGCCCAACGTTTCCAGCTCCGACTATGAGAACGCTATTTCCAGGCTTGACCCCGTAGGTGTTCATGAGGGTCTGGATTGCCCCAGCACCGTAGATTCCTAGCAGATCGTTGTTCTCGAAGGGGATCATCTTCTCCATCGCGCCGGTCGCGACGACGAGGGCCTTTCCCGCGAACTCCAAGAGCTCTTTGTTCTTCCTGACGCCGACAACGAGCTTCTCTTCGCCCTCCAGAAAGATCCCAACGGCAGAGGTCTCCGTGAAGACCCGTATCCTCTCCCTCTTTCTCACTTCCTCAGTGAGAATCTTGGCTATCTCCACTCCCCTAACGCCGGCGAACTGCTCCCTCTTCCCGAAGAACTTGTGGGTCTGCTTGACGAGCTGGCCGCCCAGCTTTGGCTGTTCGTCGATTAGGATGACGCTCGCACCTGCATCCGCCGCGTGGATTGCCGCCATAAGTCCCGCCGGCCCCCCGCCGATTACGACGACGTCGGCTTCATACCTCGGTGCGTCCCTCCACTCCGGCGGCTTTGCAGTTTTTGGTAGTTCCTCCTTGCCCCTCTGCATCTCAATCATCATGCCGTCCTCGACGAGGGTTATGCACGAGCGGACGTTCGGGATGCCGTTTACCTTAACAAGGCACGAGGAGCACTTGCCTATGGCACAGAAGAGACCCCTGGGCCTGTGTTTCTCCGCGCTGTGGCTGAGAACCCTTATTCCAGCGGCGTGAAGTGCCATCGCTATCGTTTCCCCCTCGTAGGCCTCAATAGGCTGGCCTTCAAAGTAGATGGTGACCTTTCTGCCCCGCTCAAACCGCAGAACAGGATGTTCAGTGAGGCGCATGAGCTTTCACCAATGTCTGTTGAGAAAAGCCGTTTATGAGGATTTTTTCATAAAAAGGTTTTCCACCTTTGGTTGGGAAAAGGAAAGGGCCTCAGCCGCCGAGCTCCGCCATTATTGCAACCCAGAGGACGTAGATCAGGAAAGCGAGAACCGAGTACTCGATGAGCGCCCCAATCTTTTCGTTCCTCACCCTCCTCCTGACGAAGAGGACCGTCCCGCCGTAGGAGTGCAGGAGAAAGAGGGAAATGAGGGAGAGCCTGAAGAAGCGGCCGAGGTGGATATAGATCGCCCTCGTGAAGTCGAGGAACAGAGATGCCCTCTGGGCGTTCACGCTCGTTAGGGCGTAGCCGCTGACAATCATAAGGCCAACGAAAAGGAGGAGCGGGAAAGAAGTCCACTCAACTATCTGGAGCGCCGTCTTCGGCTTCACGCTCTCACCTCCAGGGGTTTTCCTCGTTCACGACGTAGGCGTCATCGGGATAGCCAACACTCTCCCACGTGCCTTTGAAGTCGTAGTCAACAACCTCGATCTTCCTCAGGTGCTTTATCCACTTATACCCCCACCTGCCCGGGACGACGAGCCTCGGGTCTATCTCCTTCCCGTTGTACTCGTAGGCGACTATTATGCTCTCATCCTCCATAACATCCCTCAGATAGAGGTCCGTTGTGTATCCATCGCTAGCGTAGAGGGCAACCTTGAGGGCTCCATCCTTTACCCCAGCCTTCTGGAGGAGGTAGCTCAGAGGGACGCCTGTCCAGGTTCCGTTCTTTCTCGGCTTGTTCGGGGCATCAACGCAGTAGAGGACCGCATTGAGGGTCTTCGATGGCATGGCCTTGAGCTCCCCAAGGGTTATGTTGTAAGGCCTCTCAACGAGCCCGGTTACCTCTATCACAGGGCCGGCACTCACTTCTTCGGTCTTCTCGCTCTCTCCTTCGCTCTGACCGAAATAGTACGCTCCTGCCAGGAGAAGGAGAACTAAGACTGCAAAGAGAGACTTTTTCATATCATCACATCCCCAATATATAGGTCAACGAAGGGGCATCCTGAATCCCAAAATGTGTGGCTTTCCGATACAACTAAATATTCCAACGTCCTTAAATCAATTATGGAAATCTTTCCCTCCTTGGGGTGATCTCATGAGAAGCACTGCTATTTTGAGTCTTCTGCTGGTGGGCATTGTTATGGTAAGCGGATGTATAGGTGGGACTTCTGAGACCAAGACGAGCTCTCAGTCGTCTTCCCCCACCTCGGCGCTCTCCACGTCCACAACGACACAGCCTCCGACGGAAACCACGGGCCAGCAAACGTCCACGTCAACGGTTCAGACAACCCAGCCAAGCGAAACAGCAACCCAATCGACCACTACTACAACAGCCCCACCGAGTGAGACGCAGGTTCCGGGTGAGTGGAAGGCCGACGGGATAATAAGCGAGAACGAATACTCCCACGAGCTCTCCCTCGCTGGCGGGAAGCTGGTGATCTACTGAAAGAACGACGATACATACCTCTACATGGCCATAAAGGGAGAGACGACGGGATGGGTGGCGATAGGCTTCGAGCCGAGCCAGGCGATGAAGGACGCTGACATGATCATCGGCTGGGTGAAGGACGGGAAAGCTACAGTCGTCGATGCCTACTCAAAGGGTCTCTACGGACCGCATCCGCCCGATGAAGACCTCGGAGGGAGCAACGACATCCTTGAGTATGCGGGAAGAGAGGAGAACGGCTACACCGTGATAGAGTTCAAGAGGAAGCTTGACACCGGAGACAAGTACGATAAGGCCCTCACTCCGAGACAGAAGGTCAAGTTCATCTTCGCAATGTCCAACAGAGATGACTTCACTGCCATGCACAACGTGGCCAAAGGAAGCGGTGAACTCCAGCTCGACGGGTGATCCCGATGCAGGCGTTCCAGGTTCACGCGCTGATAAACTCCATCGCCCTTCTCATCTTTCTCCTGGGCGTCTACTATGCCAAAAGACACACCCTGAAGCTCCACCACCTCTCAGTCTACTCGGCGCTTGGGCTCCTCACGAGCGGCGTCGCCTACATGGTCTACCTCGTTGGTGGAATCCCATCAAGCCACGGAAAGTTCGGCATCTTCGTTTACGCATGCCTCCTCTTCGCGGGCCTGAGCGGGAGGCTCTTCCTCGGTGGAAAGCTCAAGAGAGGACAGCACAGGATTATAGCCATCTCGGCGGTGCTCCTGCTGGTGCTCCAGGTTCTGATGGGGCTTTACAGCTTTGTGCTTTAGCAAAACCGTTTTCTCTTTTGGTTCCACCAGCAATGAAAAAGAAACAGAAAAGATCAAACCTCACCCCATCTGAAGGGCCTTACCCCTCAGCTCTCCCCTCTCGAAGCGGTAGGGATCGTACCAGTCCACAGGCAGGTCGGTCTTGCCCCTCGTGATGAGGTCGGCCACCATCTCGGCAACGGCCGGCGCCATCATGAAGCCGTGGCCGGAGAAGCCGGCCGCTATGTAGTAATCGCTGAGCTCCTCGATTTTGCCTATCGCCGGGTTGCTGTCGGGTGTCTTGGCGTAGTAGCCCGCCCACGTCCTCAGTATGAGGAGCTCCCTCAAAGCCGGGATTATCCTGGTGAAGTAGTAGCTCACCTCGCGCATGAACTCGTAGGTCGGGCTTAGGTCGTAGGTCGGACCCTCCTCGTAGCCGACTCCGCCTATGATCCCGCCGTGGCTGGTCTGGGTGAGGTAGGCGTGGCCGTACCTGAACGAAATGACCATCGGCTTAACGGAGCCCTTCTTTATCGGCTGGGTTATCACAGCCTGGTGCTTGTAGGGCTCTATCGGTATCTTCGTCCTTATCCCCGCCATCGCGTTGATGAGCTTGGCCCAGGCGTTGGTTGCGTTGATGACTATGCCGGTCTTTATGGTCCCCCCGCTCGTCTTGAGCCCCTTTATCTCACCGTTCTCAATTATGAAATCCTTGACCTCTGTGTACTCGACGAGCTTCGCCCCGAACTCTTCAGCGTGGAGGGCGAACTTGGCCGTGGAGTGGAAGGGACTGGCCTTGCCGTCGGTTGGGTTCCAGGAGGCGGCTATCACCTCGCTTATGTCGAGGAGCGGGACAATCTCCTTTGCTTCTTCAGGGGTTATGAGCCTTGTAGGAACTCCAAACTTGTTCTGTATCACGATGTTCCTCTTGAAGGTCTCAACTTCATCGTCGTCGTAGAGGAGAAAGAGGTAGCCTGTCTGCTGGAACGGGAAGCCGTACTCTTCGCTATAACGCTTCCAGAGCTCAACCGAGCGCTTCATGACCTGGACGTTCGCTTCATCGTTGAACTGCTGCCTTATTCCAGTTCCACAGCGGAAGGTTGAGCCCGAACCTATGAAGCGCTTCTCGATAACGGTGACGTCCTCGCCGCGTTTGGCCAATTCGTGGGCTATTGTTACACCCACTATTCCGCCGCCGATTATCGTTATCTCACTCCTTTCGGGAAGCTCCCTCGTCGGCATTTCAATCCCTCCCCGCGACAACCTTCATCTTAACGTTCTTTATAGGCGGCCTAGCGACCGGTATGTCGAGCCTGTCCATGCCCATTCCGCTCCGCTGGGAGACAAGAAGGGCGCCGTTGAAGAGGCAGAACCTTCCCTGACAGAAGCCCATGGCGAGATGAGTGAGCCTCTTGATTATCTGGAGGTCGGTTATGCCGCTCTTTACCACCTCGTCGACCTTCCCGAGCGTGACCCCGCAGCCGCATATCTGGACGTCCTCGCCGTTGAACTCGTCGAGCGGGAGCTTCGGAACCGGCCTCGCTATCGGCTCGTACTCCTTCAGCCTCTCCTCGTAGATGCACGGCTCGGTCTCGTAGTTGAATTCCCGCAGGATGTAGGCCCCAACGAGCTTTCCTTCGAGGTAGTTGGCGTAGTGCGGCTTTATGCTGACCGCGCTTCCCGTGACGTAGATTCCGTCCCTTATCCTGTGCTCGTCGTCCAAAACTGGCATGTAGTAGCCGCGCTTGAAGCGGAGCTTTCCTCCGGCCTGGGTTATCGGGTTTATGTCTGGAATCCTTCCATCGGCCATTATCAGCGCGTCAACCTCGTAGACGTTGCCGTTCTCGTCGATGACGCGCTCAATCCTGTCTCTGCCCTCAACCCTCTTGACGTTCGGAACCACAACGTACTCGATGTCCCAGCGCTGGAGCTCGGGAATGATCTCCTCCGTGAAGGCTCCAGTGACTGCGACCTTCCTTCCGGGAGCGACGCCCCAGACGTTGATAACCTCGAGCGCATCGCTTCTCCTGAAAACGCCCGGCCAGTCGTTGTTCTCGAAGAGCATTATGCTGTCGACAGCTCCCGTTGCCAGAACAACCCTCTTCGCCATGAACTCGATGAGCTGGTCATTTCTAACAGCCGGAACGAGGAAGTACTCCCCCTTGTCAAAGACCCCGAGGGCAGTGGTCTTGAGAAATACCCTCACGTTCTCAGGGAAGTCCGTGAGCCTCTCTATCGCTTCCCTCGGGTTACCAAAGCCCTCCTGCTCAACGCCCTTGAGCCACATGTCGCCGCCGAGCCAGTTCCTCTCCTCAATGAGGGCAACGGTGAGCTTTCCTCCGATTTCCTCAACGACGCCCAGACCGGCCGGACCGGCGCCGATAACTGCAACGTCGACAACGTAGCGGAGAACTGGCTTGCCTTCGTCTATCCTTACCTCCTCCTGGAACTCGTCGTAGCATTGCCTCTCAATCCTCATGCCGTCCTTGAGCTTTAGCTTTCTCCCGTTGATGTTCTTAACACCGTTCACGGTAACCGGGAGCGGACCGAAGGTGAAGGCTCCGCGGTGTCTACCTTCAGTGCTCGTCGTGAGCCAGTAAACGCCGTTGGCAAGCATTGCCACTGGAAACTTTTCGCCCTCGTAGGCCTCGTAGGGCTTTCCGTCAAGATAAATCGTGATTTTCTTAGAAGGGTCCTTCTCGGTCAGGTCGAGCGGTCTCATGCTTCCACCCCGCTTTTGTACATGCGGATAAAGATGAACACCGATGCTTATAAACCCTAAGGTTACGAACCAAAGGTTAAAAAGAAGAGAAATCAGGCGAGGCCCTTCTCAATCAGGAAGTCGGCGACGTTTTCGACCTGGCTCTTGGCCCTGGTCTCAGTGACGGTTTTCTTTCCAGTCTCGATGGGTACTTTCTTGAAGAGCTCTTCGTGGAGCCTGACGACATCCTCAGGCGGCTTTGTGAAGAGGCTGACGATTATGATGACGAACAGCGTTATGAAGAAGTTGATGAAGAACACTGGAACGTCCTGGAACCAGCCGCCTATCGTCCCCCATATGCCCGGAGCGTCCTTGGTGAAGGCCCAACCGTATATTTTGGCCTCGAAGATGACCTCGCTGACCAGACCGTAGGCCATTCCAACGATTCCTCCCTCCTTGGTGACGCGCTTCCACCAGAGGCTTAACGTTAGTATCGGCCCAAAGCCAACCGCGAGCCCTCCCCAGGCGGTTGCCACCATCTGGTAGATGACCTTCGGGCCGCTTATGGCAAACCAGAGGCCGACAAGCGCAACGCCGGCAACGACCAGTCTAGAGATGTTGACCATCTGCTTCTTGCCGAGTTCCTTTCCAAGAACCTTGTGGTAGAAGTCCCTCGCTATTGCCGAGGAAGCGACGAGGAGCTGTGAATCGGCGGTACTCATAACGGCTGAGATTATGCCCGCTATGACGAAGCCCGCTATCCAGCCCGGCATTAGTTCAACTGCCATTGCGGGTATAACCTTCTCCGGGTCGCTGACTTGGAGTATTCCTGCCTGATACATTGCGAAGCCGAGGAATCCGGCGAAGAAGGCTCCCCATAGGACTATGGTTGTCCAGATGCCGCTGATGAAGATACCCGGCCTCCTGAGCTTCCTCGGATCTTCAACGCTCATGTAACGGGTGACTATGTGCGGCTGGCCGAGGTAGCCGACTATCCACGAGGCGTAGCCTATGGCGAAGATTATCGCGGCCCAGCCGGTTGCGCCGCCGAAGGGGTGGAGTTTGGCGGGGTCAACCTGGCTGATTATCTCCGTTGCCTTGCCAAGGCCTCCTATCTTGGCTAGGGCCAGGAACGGAACGATAATGAGGGTCAGCAGCATGAAGAGGGCCTGAACAACGTCCGTCCAGACAACGGCGAAGAATCCACCGGTGATAACGTAGGCCGTCAGGATGATAACTGTTATGAGGATTCCGGTGTTGACGCTTACTCCAAAGCCCTCCGCGAAGGTCTTTCCTCCGGCGGTGAACTGAGCGGCTACATAGGCGGTCATGAAGATTATAATGATCAAGGCGCTGAGGAGTCTGATGAGCTTGGTGTCGTCCTTGAGCCTGGCCTCGAGGTAATCTGGGACGGTTATTGCCCTAAATTTGCCTGCGTAGATTCTGAGCCTCGGGCCAATGAGAACGTAGTCAGCGAGCGTACCGAAGAGACAGCCTATTCCAGCCCAGAAGGCCCCGAGACCGGCTTTAAAGGCACTTCCTGGATAACCGAGCATCAGCCAGCCGGAGAAGTCACTGGCCTTGTCTGAGAGAGTGGCCGCCAAAACGTGGACTTTCCTACCGCCAACGAAGTACTGGTCTTCTGTCTTGGTGTATCTGTTGGCCCACCAGCCGATCTAGGCCAGGAGGGCCAGGTAGAACAGAAAACCTATTAGTATCTGCCGTTCATGCCTTACCCTCCTTCTTTAGCTCTTCAATGAGATCCTCGTCGTATGCTAGGATGTCCGCGTCGACGTAGTACTCCTTGCCAGTTATCTTATCCCAGTAGCCGTACAGGACCATCACCAAAAAACCCAAAATCGTTGGAACCAGCAACAATGCCCAACCTTCAGCACCCAGCCCCATATTCATCACCTCTGAATGTAAGTGCTGGTTAATAACCAGCACTGTACATATATGGCCAAAAAGTTATAAACCTATCGTTTAGAACATCTTGTGTAGAAAATCATAAGGCTTATAAAAGGGTGTTAGAATATGGAGAGGCTCAAAGTCAAGGTTATGAAACCGATCTTTAGACCAGAGGTCTCCGAAAGTTTTGTCCTATACCCATACAGGATATACCACCTCAGGCTCTTCTACAAGAGACTGGGTATGAAGGATAGGGTCTTTGATTACTACGCGTACATAGACCTCTACCGCCTCGGTGCCGAGAGGGGAGATAACTTCATAGACCTCGAGGAGTGGGAAGTGGACGAGAGAAACGTTATGGAACCCCTAGTCACGGAAGACGAGGCTAGGATGAAAGCCTTTGAGAGCGCAATAACGTGGGGGAACTCGAGGGTAGTCTCGTGGTGGCTGCCGAGAATCGAGGTAGTTCGGGAGGAACTCGCCTACAAGGTCTTCTGGGTGTACGAGGAAAACGGAAAAAAGCTAATAATGGACAGCCTCGATGGGAAAAGCTACGAACTCAGGGGACAGGGAAAGTGTAAGGGATTTCCGTGCAGATAATTAGCAAAAGAGGGCAGGGCCCTCAGATCCTAGAAACGGTCTCGACCTCGGCGCTCTCGACGTTCTCGACCTGCCTGAAGATGTCTGCAACTTCGTCGAAGGAGTAGCCCTCCTCGTCCCTTCCGAGGACGTAGAACTCGAGGGCAACGAGGCCGAAGGCTATCGGCTCCCTCTCGACCTTTGCAAGGCCGTACTTCTCCGGGATGACGGCCTTGAGCTTCTCCTCGAGCTCGTCGAGGTTGACATCCGGGTCGGTCGGCATGACCTTTATGACACCAACGAGGTTGTAGTCGGACATTTCCTTTCACCTCCTAATTCACGGCCCCTCCCATCCGCACTTGGGGCACTTGTAGGGCACGCTGAGCACCCTGCAGCTTTCACAGCGCCATATGATGGCCTCGCCGCAGTTCGGGCAAACGAAGTGAGTGGCGTGCTCCCTTGGGGTTATCTCCTTTCCGCATGAGGTGCATACGGGTACCTCGAACTTCATCTCCACTGCGAACACCTCCAAGAAAGGTGGGTTTTTAAACCTCTGGTGAGCGTTGCCCAGTCGATTTATAAGCTTTTCCCATATCCCCTGTTAGCATGCTGAGGACTTCGGGCAGCTCACCGATCGAGGGTATCTCAAAGCCCCTCTCGGATATTCTCCCAACACCCTCAGCCTCGGGATTTATCCAGACCCCCCACATGCCAACCCTTAAAGCACCCTCGAAGTCCTCTGCATAGGTGTCGCCGACGTGAAGGGCTTCCTCCGGCTCAACACCGAAGACCTCTAGAGGTTTCTTGAACATCTCTGGGAGCGGCTTGAAGGCGCCAACCTCGTCCGCGAAGAACGTCCTGTCTATGTACTTCATAAGGCCGAACCTCTCAAGGAGCAACCTCGTGTAAGAGCCCGGCCAGAACATGACGTTGCCGGTAACCGTAACCTTCAGACGGTGCCTCTTAGCGTCCCTAAGGGCATCCTCCGCCCCCGGAAGGACTAGATCACCGACATTTAGGGTGGCTCTCGCCGCGGCCCTCCTTATAACCTCGATGTCCACGCCGAGGACTTCCGCGAGCATCTCCTGGCTCTCTTCAAGCGCCCGCTTAGGGTCGCCTTCACTCTTCGCCCTCATAGCCTTTATTCTCGCCCTCGTCAGCATTATAGCTTCGACAACGTCAACGATGCACGTTCCCATGAGGTTTGAGAGCTCGGCTGAGAAAGCGTCGAGCATCCCGTCCATATCGAGAAGTGTGTTCCAAACATCAAATGAGACCAGCTTCATGAACACCACCAGTTGGAAATTGAAAGAGAAGTTAAAAATTCAGCGCTCTGAGAACGCCAGAAATCGAAGGCTATCCATCAGCCCTGCCCTCCTCAGCACGTCCTTGATGTTCCTATGGCGGGAGCGCATCACGAAGAGCTCGTAGAACCCCTCGAGATTGCCCCAGTGCCCGTAGGCGGAGAGGGCCAGATACATAACCTCCTTTGGATTGAGCTTTCTGCCGAGGCTCTCTTCGAAAGCCCTAAGGGCAGGCCGGAGCTTCTCAAAGAGGCCCTCCGCGCTTATGAGGTGGAGCATCAGGTCTTCAACCGTCGGCTTCTTCCAGTCAACAAGCTCGTCCTCGAACGGAAGGCCTATTATGAGCGGTATGATGAACGTGTTTCCCACCAGGTAAAACGCTCCGGCTTTCCTCGGGCTAAAGGATGCCAGCTTCCCAGTTATTGACGCCATGACCACTTCCCTGTCCTCGTCTACGTCAATCGCCACTCCGATTCTCTCAACGCCGAATCCAAAGACGTCCATAGCCCTGAGGAAGTTGCCCAGGTTCCTTATGACGCCAGAGTTCCCCTCACTAGGGATTACAGCGACGTACTTTCCGTCTCTATGAAGGAGGTCAAAGTTGTCGCGCTCAAAGACCCGCTCGATGAACTTTAGGTTCCTTGGCGCAGTTCTGGATTCTCTGAAGTCGAAGAGCTTCTTTATGACAGCCTTGAAGAACTTGGAGTCCGTCTTCCCTTCAACGAAGAGAACCGAGACCGGAGCATCTTCCCCAGAGAAGCCACCCCGGACGTCGAAGTCTAGGTATTTCCTGAGTTCGTAGACCTCCTTGAGCGTCAGGCTTTTCATGGTATCGGAGTAAACGAGGACGTTCTCTTCGCCCTTCCTGAAGCGCTCGGTGATTAAGTCGATAAGCTCAAGGCTCGCAGTCACAATAGTTTCGCTGCCCGAAAGGGACTCAACGAACTTCAATAAGCCCCCCCTGTTCTTGCCATACTCAGGGAATAAAACCGCATCTCCAAACTGCTCCCATTTGTTTCCAGTAACAACTTTCATTCACTTCACCATATCAACAGCTATTGCACCTATGACGGCAAACGCACTCACTATAACCGTCGCGTTCAGATACTGGACGGGAGTGAAGTGGGCGACGCCGTTTATATCGTAGAGATAGATGAGAAAGGCCGAGGTTGTGTAAGAGATAACGGACACGCTTATGAGCCTCTTCGGCAGATGGAACAGCTCCTCCCGCTTCATGTTCCCGAGCCGCGATTTCACGAGGAACAGGTACGCTATGCTGAGGGTGAGGAGGAATATCAGCATGGCCCTTTCAATGGAAATGGCCTTGGCAACTTCCCAGAGCTCGCCGGTGAACAGGAAGGGAAGCGCGAAAGTAACGGCTCCGACGATTTCCTGGGTAATGTCGTCCCACCCGAGGGCATCTGGCTCGTTTTTCTTTTTCTCGGCCTCTTTAATGGCCTCGAGTTGCCTGCTGATACCGTCTATCTTTTGGGACAGTTCCTCCAGTTCAATCACCTCTCGCTCAGGTTCGGGGTTCATCATCCCGTCAGCATTGGATTCACTCATCATCGCGCACGATGGTTGGCACAATGTGGTTAAAAGAATAGTGGAGGGGAAAGTCAAACAAGTGAGAGCACTAGGATTCTTTCTTCTCTGTTTCGGTTTCCTCAAGCTTCTCCTTCAGGAACTGCTTTAGGACGTAGGGGCACTGCTCCTGGATGAACTCGGCAAACTCGCGCATTCTTTTAATGGTAAACTCACTCACGTAGTGCTCGAACTGGCACGCGTCCTGCTCGGCAATCTCAGGGGGTATTCCGAGTATGTCCGTGAAGAACTTCGTCAGGAAGACGTGCTTGGAATAAGTTTTTTCGGCGATTTCCTTTCCCTTTTCGGTCAGGAGTATTCTATCGTACTTTTCATATTCAACGAGGCCCTTTTCGGCAAGTTTTTTGAGGGCATCGACGACGCTCGGAGGCCTGACGTTCAGGGCCTTCGCTATGTCCTTGACGCGGATGACACCCTTGTTCTTATGGAGGAGGTACATAGTCTCGAGGTACTCTTCATCTCTCTTCGTTACTTCCACGTCAACCACCTGGTTTTAGGTTTGCCAAAAACCTTTAAGTAGTTTTCCCAAAACTTAAAAGTTTTAGGAGCACCTTTGAGATGGTGGTGAAAGTGGCGTTGTACTTCATTGGGCTTGGACTTTACGATGAAAAAGACATCACGCTCAAGGGGTTGGAAACAGCAAGAAGGTGCGACAAGGTCTTTGCAGAGTTCTACACCTCTCTTCTTGCCGGGACAACCCTTGAGAAAATTGAAGAACTCATTGGCAAGCCAATAATTCGGCTCACCAGAGAAGATGTTGAGCTGAACTTCGAGAGGATAGTCCTTCTGGAGGCCAAGGAGAATGACGTTGC is part of the Thermococcus stetteri genome and encodes:
- a CDS encoding zinc finger domain-containing protein; this encodes MKFEVPVCTSCGKEITPREHATHFVCPNCGEAIIWRCESCRVLSVPYKCPKCGWEGP
- a CDS encoding 4Fe-4S dicluster domain-containing protein, whose product is MSEIPEYLKRGYITSEELFQIIPKPSEERLRAKPVAVPECPQEIPCAPCREVCPTGAISMPTPNDIPIVDYDKCVGCSLCVQICPGLAFFMVHYVGDKAKVTMLYELLPVPERGDEVVLLNRVGEPVGKGKVTLVIPREKSMGDTAGVTVEVPIELAWEVRAIRVPGGEEND
- a CDS encoding elongation factor 1-beta, yielding MSDYNLVGVIKVMPTDPDVNLDELEEKLKAVIPEKYGLAKVEREPIAFGLVALEFYVLGRDEEGYSFDEVADIFRQVENVESAEVETVSRI
- a CDS encoding FAD-dependent oxidoreductase — its product is MRLTEHPVLRFERGRKVTIYFEGQPIEAYEGETIAMALHAAGIRVLSHSAEKHRPRGLFCAIGKCSSCLVKVNGIPNVRSCITLVEDGMMIEMQRGKEELPKTAKPPEWRDAPRYEADVVVIGGGPAGLMAAIHAADAGASVILIDEQPKLGGQLVKQTHKFFGKREQFAGVRGVEIAKILTEEVRKRERIRVFTETSAVGIFLEGEEKLVVGVRKNKELLEFAGKALVVATGAMEKMIPFENNDLLGIYGAGAIQTLMNTYGVKPGNSVLIVGAGNVGLILAYQLIQAGVEVKAIVEAMPKVGGHFVHATKVRRLGVPILTRHTILRAEGKERVERAVVAQLDDNWRPIPGTEKVFEVDTVALAVGLRPSIELLHQAGCQIKYVRELGGHVAVRDERMETTIQGIFVAGDSAGIEEATTAMLEGKIAGIAAALKVGVASPEWLKEIEKAQRDLDEFRAGPFGKHIVEGIRKALLPAGDGSNV
- a CDS encoding FAD-dependent oxidoreductase, whose product is MRPLDLTEKDPSKKITIYLDGKPYEAYEGEKFPVAMLANGVYWLTTSTEGRHRGAFTFGPLPVTVNGVKNINGRKLKLKDGMRIERQCYDEFQEEVRIDEGKPVLRYVVDVAVIGAGPAGLGVVEEIGGKLTVALIEERNWLGGDMWLKGVEQEGFGNPREAIERLTDFPENVRVFLKTTALGVFDKGEYFLVPAVRNDQLIEFMAKRVVLATGAVDSIMLFENNDWPGVFRRSDALEVINVWGVAPGRKVAVTGAFTEEIIPELQRWDIEYVVVPNVKRVEGRDRIERVIDENGNVYEVDALIMADGRIPDINPITQAGGKLRFKRGYYMPVLDDEHRIRDGIYVTGSAVSIKPHYANYLEGKLVGAYILREFNYETEPCIYEERLKEYEPIARPVPKLPLDEFNGEDVQICGCGVTLGKVDEVVKSGITDLQIIKRLTHLAMGFCQGRFCLFNGALLVSQRSGMGMDRLDIPVARPPIKNVKMKVVAGRD
- a CDS encoding sodium/proline symporter, which translates into the protein MGWWANRYTKTEDQYFVGGRKVHVLAATLSDKASDFSGWLMLGYPGSAFKAGLGAFWAGIGCLFGTLADYVLIGPRLRIYAGKFRAITVPDYLEARLKDDTKLIRLLSALIIIIFMTAYVAAQFTAGGKTFAEGFGVSVNTGILITVIILTAYVITGGFFAVVWTDVVQALFMLLTLIIVPFLALAKIGGLGKATEIISQVDPAKLHPFGGATGWAAIIFAIGYASWIVGYLGQPHIVTRYMSVEDPRKLRRPGIFISGIWTTIVLWGAFFAGFLGFAMYQAGILQVSDPEKVIPAMAVELMPGWIAGFVIAGIISAVMSTADSQLLVASSAIARDFYHKVLGKELGKKQMVNISRLVVAGVALVGLWFAISGPKVIYQMVATAWGGLAVGFGPILTLSLWWKRVTKEGGIVGMAYGLVSEVIFEAKIYGWAFTKDAPGIWGTIGGWFQDVPVFFINFFITLFVIIIVSLFTKPPEDVVRLHEELFKKVPIETGKKTVTETRAKSQVENVADFLIEKGLA
- a CDS encoding HAD family hydrolase, whose product is MKLVSFDVWNTLLDMDGMLDAFSAELSNLMGTCIVDVVEAIMLTRARIKAMRAKSEGDPKRALEESQEMLAEVLGVDIEVIRRAAARATLNVGDLVLPGAEDALRDAKRHRLKVTVTGNVMFWPGSYTRLLLERFGLMKYIDRTFFADEVGAFKPLPEMFKKPLEVFGVEPEEALHVGDTYAEDFEGALRVGMWGVWINPEAEGVGRISERGFEIPSIGELPEVLSMLTGDMGKAYKSTGQRSPEV
- a CDS encoding NAD(P)/FAD-dependent oxidoreductase; the encoded protein is MPTRELPERSEITIIGGGIVGVTIAHELAKRGEDVTVIEKRFIGSGSTFRCGTGIRQQFNDEANVQVMKRSVELWKRYSEEYGFPFQQTGYLFLLYDDDEVETFKRNIVIQNKFGVPTRLITPEEAKEIVPLLDISEVIAASWNPTDGKASPFHSTAKFALHAEEFGAKLVEYTEVKDFIIENGEIKGLKTSGGTIKTGIVINATNAWAKLINAMAGIRTKIPIEPYKHQAVITQPIKKGSVKPMVISFRYGHAYLTQTSHGGIIGGVGYEEGPTYDLSPTYEFMREVSYYFTRIIPALRELLILRTWAGYYAKTPDSNPAIGKIEELSDYYIAAGFSGHGFMMAPAVAEMVADLITRGKTDLPVDWYDPYRFERGELRGKALQMG
- a CDS encoding molybdopterin-dependent oxidoreductase produces the protein MKKSLFAVLVLLLLAGAYYFGQSEGESEKTEEVSAGPVIEVTGLVERPYNITLGELKAMPSKTLNAVLYCVDAPNKPRKNGTWTGVPLSYLLQKAGVKDGALKVALYASDGYTTDLYLRDVMEDESIIVAYEYNGKEIDPRLVVPGRWGYKWIKHLRKIEVVDYDFKGTWESVGYPDDAYVVNEENPWR